In one window of Solanum pennellii chromosome 2, SPENNV200 DNA:
- the LOC107010705 gene encoding protein SRG1-like, which yields MNFGKSLLVPSVQELSKQRLTDIPARYVRSEQEPPVINAGEAVPVIDLQKLNSGDSMDSELQKLHFACQYWGFLQVINHGVTPSLLEDFKREVIEFFGLPMEEKKKLWQQEDNHEGFGQLFVVSEEQKLDWSDMFYITTLPSHIRQMDLFQKLPSKLREIMEAYCNEIKNLAVIILCQLAKALRMDEKEMRDLFSDGVQSIRMNYYPPCPAPEKTIGFSPHSDADALTVLFQLNETAGLQVRKDGVWVTVKPLPNALIVNIGDIMEIVSNGVYRSIEHRAIVNSNKERLSVATFYSSNLDSELGPAQSLTGPNNPPIFRRVPVDKYFKDFFARKLDGKSYIDFMKEE from the exons ATGAACTTTGGAAAATCTCTGTTAGTTCCAAGTGTTCAAGAGCTTTCCAAACAACGCTTAACCGACATTCCGGCAAGGTATGTCCGCTCAGAGCAAGAACCTCCGGTCATAAACGCCGGAGAGGCGGTTCCAGTTATCGATCTTCAAAAGTTGAATTCAGGGGATTCTATGGATTCTGAGCTTCAAAAGCTTCACTTTGCTTGCCAATATTGGGGTTTCCTACAG GTTATAAACCATGGAGTGACACCTTCATTGTTGGAGGACTTCAAGAGGGAGGTTATTGAATTTTTCGGGCTTCCAatggaagaaaagaagaaactaTGGCAACAGGAAGACAATCATGAAGGTTTTGGACAGCTATTTGTTGTATCAGAGGAGCAGAAACTTGATTGGAGCGACATGTTTTACATAACTACTCTGCCCTCTCATATCCGGCAAATGGACTTGTTTCAAAAATTGCCTTCAAAGCTCAG GGAAATCATGGAAGCATACTGTAACGAAATCAAGAACCTAGCAGTGATCATCTTATGTCAATTGGCAAAGGCTTTAAGGATGGATGAAAAGGAAATGCGAGATCTATTCAGTGATGGCGTGCAGTCAATAAGGATGAATTATTATCCTCCTTGTCCCGCGCCAGAAAAAACTATAGGCTTCAGCCCTCATTCGGATGCTGATGCCCTCACCGTCCTGTTCCAGCTAAATGAAACTGCAGGTCTCCAAGTTCGTAAAGACGGTGTTTGGGTGACTGTAAAACCCCTCCCAAATGCTTTGATTGTGAACATTGGCGATATTATGGAG ATAGTGAGCAATGGTGTTTATAGGAGCATTGAGCACAGAGCAATTGTAAACTCAAACAAAGAGAGGCTCTCTGTTGCAACATTCTACAGCTCCAACCTCGACTCCGAATTGGGACCTGCACAAAGCCTTACTGGACCAAATAATCCTCCAATTTTCCGAAGAGTTCCGGTGGATAAATATTTCAAGGATTTTTTTGCACGAAAACTTGATGGAAAATCGTACATTGATTTCATGAAGGAAGAGTGA
- the LOC107011758 gene encoding transcription factor GTE9: MVNAQSPKVNNSLHHLELPTMNIGDSVVTKKLRIKISSKGMRTEPRGSSEMSIKVKLPMQPDSKKREPPLVIDNGREKRRKMDRSVKQQCVNILKVLMVHPSGWPFLVPVDPIQYNIPDYFTIIRKPMDLGTVKAKLDGNLYFDVDEFAADVRLTFANAMKYNPPNNDFHLMAKRLDNIFNQRWKSLEVKWKAESKKLSQDCVSSGKENHSKNTRETFFKKSAQCANGLNKRPMPLEEKQKLKKELVDLLGGNVIKNMQNALQKFGLMGLKEEKVNLDLDKYDDDTLLELKKVVRAYSNLTTDKAEPASVKQSGGCLSSMESVPKDSSTSSICSVNTKRQANIVACHLQGVDTQALPRNFPTKSKLDRDYSGVAKREREVTNSLASVPCRTDLNPHDGRGSLHEENPCSSPGRSTCASAVPYGEGWDPLMNLDLSPSKALRAAMLKSRFADTIIKAKQKSLPVDCDKADLHRMQLERAQLEKQQLEEKARIEAELKAAEVASRRKAEAELKLQRERQREAARIALQKMERTVEFEDNLKILRDLEKLCKCCSEAENLSGNGDGFTIILGENPLERLGLCIKEDYLYDDEDEDAILSGAGDWEDGEIL; encoded by the exons ATGGTTAATGCTCAATCTCCAAAGGTGAACAATTCTCTTCATCACCTGGAGTTGCCCACCATGAATATTGGTGATAGCGTAGTGACGAAGAAGCTGAGGATAAAAATTTCTTCCAAGGGGATGCGAACTGAACCTAGGGGAAGCTCTGAGATGAGTATAAAGGTGAAACTACCTATGCAGCCCGACTCTAAGAAACGTGAACCTCCGTTGGTGATCGACAATGGAAGAGAGAAAAGGCGGAAAATGGACCGGAGTGTAAAGCAGCAATGCGTTAACATTCTGAAAGTCCTGATGGTTCATCCTAGTGGGTGGCCCTTCCTTGTACCAGTGGATCCAATCCAATATAACATTCCTGACTACTTCACTATAATTAGAAAACCAATGGATTTGGGAACAGTCAAAGCTAAATTGGATGGCAATCTCTACTTTGATGTCGATGAATTTGCTGCTGATGTGAGGTTGACGTTTGCAAATGCCATGAAGTATAATCCTCCTAATAATGATTTTCAcctcatggctaagaggttagACAATATTTTTAATCAGAGATGGAAGTCGTTGGAAGTTAAGTGGAAAGCAGAGAGCAAAAAACTCAGTCAGGATTGTGTTTCAAGTGGTAAAGAAAATCACTCTAAGAATACAAGGGAGACTTTCTTTAAGAAATCTGCACAATGTGCTAACGGTCTGAACAAGAGGCCAATGCCTTTGGAGGAGAAGCAAAAGCTGAAGAAAGAACTTGTTGATTTACTTGGGGGAAATGTTATCAAGAACATGCAGAATGCTCTCCAAAAGTTTGGGTTGATGGGTCTTAAAGAAGAGAAGGTTAACCTGGACCTGGACAAGTATGATGATGACACACTATTGGAGttaaagaaggtggttagagcGTATTCCAATTTAACTACAGATAAG GCAGAGCCCGCTAGCGTGAAACAAAGTGGTGGGTGTCTGTCATCCATGGAGTCGGTCCCTAAAG ATAGTAGCACAAGTTCTATTTGCTCTGTCAATACCAAGCGACAAGCAAAcattgttgcttgccaccttcAAGGTGTTGATACCCAAGCTCTTCCTAGGA ATTTTCCAACAAAAAGTAAGCTAGATCGAGATTATTCGGGTGTTGCCAAAAGG GAAAGAGAAGTGACAAACTCATTGGCATCAGTTCCATGTAGAACTGATTTGAACCCTCATG ATGGTCGAGGTAGCCTTCATGAAGAAAACCCATGTTCTAGTCCAGGTAGATCTACATGTGCTTCCGCTGTTCCATATGGTGAAG GTTGGGATCCTCTTATGAACTTGGATCTTTCCCCGAGCAAGGCGCTACGTGCTGCAATGCTAAAGAGTCGATTTGCTGACACCATCATCAAAGCGAAACAGAAATCGCTTCCAGTTGAT TGTGATAAGGCTGATTTGCATAGAATGCAACTGGAAAGAGCACAACTGGAAAAGCAGCAGCTCGAAG AGAAAGCCCGTATTGAGGCAGAACTTAAAGCTGCTGAAGTTGCCTCTCGGAGGAAAGCAGAGGCTGAGTTAAAGTTGCAGCGGGAGAGACAAAGGGAAGCTGCTCGGATTGCTCTTCAAAAG ATGGAAAGAACAGTTGAATTTGAAGACAATTTGAAGATACTAAGAGATCTAGAGAAACTATGTAAATGTTGTTCAGAAGCCGAGAATTTGAGTGGTAATGGAGATGGATTCACTATCATATTGGGGGAGAACCCTCTGGAAAGGCTTGGCTTATGCATCAAAGAGGACTacttatatgatgatgaagatgaagatgcaATATTGAGTGGTGCTGGAGATTGGGAAGATGGAGAGATCTTGTGA
- the LOC107008874 gene encoding bidirectional sugar transporter SWEET2a-like, translating to MSVVGGLYSIYSICSFAAGIAGNLFAFVLFVSPIPTFRRIIRSKSTEQFSGLPYIYTLLNCLICLWYGTPIVSPGIILVFTVNSIGAVFQLVYITIFIIHAEGSKKLKMLGLVLGVFAVFAAVVAISLTLFEPSSRQTFVGYLSVFSLICMFASPLFIINLVIKTKSVEYMPFYLSLATFLMSLSFFAYGMCKNDPFISVPNGIGGVLGVTQLVLYFRYSNSEEEPRAPLLDSYA from the exons ATGTCAGTTGTAGGTGGACTATACTCAATTTACTCAATTTGCAGTTTTGCAGCTGGGATTGCAG GGAATCTCTTTGCATTCGTCTTATTTGTGTCACCAAT ACCAACATTTAGAAGAATCATTAGAAGCAAGTCTACAGAACAGTTTTCTGGATTACCTTATATATATACGCTCTTGAATTGCTTAATATGCCTCTGGTATGGGACACCAATTGTATCTCCTGGTATTATATTGGTTTTCACTGTCAATTCGATTGGAGCAGTGTTCCAGCTAGTATATATTACCATCTTCATTATTCATGCAGAGGGGTCCAAGAAG TTGAAAATGTTGGGGTTGGTGCTTGGCGTTTTTGCGGTATTTGCTGCTGTAGTTGCCATCAGCCTTACTCTATTTGAGCCTTCTAGTCGGCAAACTTTCGTTGGATATTTATCCGTCTTTTCACTCATTTGCATGTTTGCTTCTCCACTATTCATCATT AATTTGGTCATCAAAACAAAGAGCGTGGAGTACATGCCATTTTATCTATCCCTTGCGACTTTTCTCATGAGCCTTTCTTTCTTTGCCTACGGAATGTGCAAGAATGATCCATTCATCTCT GTACCAAATGGGATCGGAGGAGTTCTTGGTGTCACACAACTGGTACTCTACTTTAGATACAGCAATTCAGAAGAGGAGCCAAGAGCACCTCTCTTGGACTCTTATGCATGA